The Metarhizium brunneum chromosome 3, complete sequence DNA window TATTTAGCACTTCCAGAGTATACATTACCCTAAGTGGTCAAGGGACCAAGGGGGGAGTTGACCcctgacatctggagcttcATATGACCTGAAAGCATAAAAAGTTGAGTCTTTTGATACAACTCTTGTTCTATAAAGCCTGTGATTCTGGTGGAAAAGACGGTTCGCCAAGGTCATGCGGTCTCTGCAAATGGTTGTTCGCCATTTGATACAACTTCTACTATGCGACGTCCTGCCTCAGTACAGAGATGTCAGTGCTGGGCTTTGGACAACGCCCCTTTCATACCCTCGAGGCATCACGATTTGTCCTTTCAAAATACCAGAGTGAAGCACGTATCCGAGTACAAAACCATCTTTGAAAGGCTCCGAGTCGGTCAAATGCTGCTCCCTAAGACACGTAAGCCGGACCTCAATAAACTTCCCCTACCACGTGTCGTCTTCTAGAGCTCAACAACTCAAGCTGGGATACGGGCACGGCCATAGAGTCAGTCATTGTACCTTGCACAGCGAACAGCTGCAACGCCGACAAAAAGCTCAATAGTAGCGAAAAGCAAGCAGAAAGCCTAAAGTGCAGACCCCGGAGCCAGTAATATACAATCTTGAGCAACTGCCCACCATGCAACCAAACGTAAATACAACAACATAAGCCCAGCACCCAAAACGAAAGCAAGCCCAAGCCTTACGCCAACTCGTAATCCTTTACCGTCGTGCAATGAACCACGGCCTCAAAATATATCCGATTCTCAATAACGCATTTCTCGCCTGGCCGCACGGGGAACACCCCGTTGGGACCTAACTGTACCACTTTGCCACCCGTTGTGACCTTGAGCTTCCCCGACGCCACAGAGAAAACTTGAATCTTGCCCTTTTGTACAGGGACATTAAAGATTTGTCCCGGCCGTATCGTGAGGATATTAAAGTCAATATCATGTGATATTGTAATGGGCGTAGACGAAGTGAGAAAGGCACCAGAGTATGCTATATCTGTAAGCTAGTTAGCCTGTGCGCTGATTATTTATACTCAAAGGGTCCATACTTCGAGAAGCGTCCTCGTTTGTAACTCGACCAGGTGCAATTTCCCAGTCTTCCATTTCATATTCTGGTGTGCCAAATTGTCCGTGGTGCTTGATGGGTAGTGTCCCGCGTTCCAGCCGTGTACTACTATGCTGCTCAGTTGGCGATTTGCTTTGGGGCCGAGCAACCTGATCCTTGTCTGTATGGTTAAGCTGTGTACCAGGCTGCTCAGTTGGCGATTTGCTTTGGGATCGAGCCGTCTGATCCCTGTCTGTCTGTGGTCGGTTAACCTGTGTGCTAGGCTGCTCGGTTGGCGATTTGCTTTTGGGCCGCGCCGCCTGATCCTTGTCCATCTGCAGTCGGTTAAGGACACTTTGCCTCACAGGCCGTCGGCTGGGAGTCTGCTCTGTACCCTGTCCAGACGGCATCGGCGAGGATTGTTGTTCTTGCTGTGGTGCTGGTTGTGATGACCGCAGAGTAGGCACATCGGGTAGTGGGCGTCCCGATGACGTCGGTACTACTTTGTCGCCACTGCCTGCGTTGCTTGGTTCTGTCCTCAGCTCACATCGATCTGGTGCACTCGTCATGAGGGCCAAATATGCACATCCAACGCATCTGTGGTGGGGAGTGAAGATCCTGACTATCTTCGGGTCCAACTGTATCGACTTGGGTAACACGATGCATTGTTTCGATAAACATGCGAGGGGCCCTGTAGCTGCGTGACAAGCCGACCGGCCGGAAACTTCATCCCCAACGACATAAGCTACCGCGCAGGCATATGTTTGAGCAGCCAGATCTGTGTATGTGTGTTTGTCTAAAAACTCCTCGGGCAAATCTCTTTTTCGAGGCAGCGCGAGCATCCTTGATATATCGCGTCGGTTAGCCGTCCTGAAACCAGAATGAACTGTCGCCATGTATTTGGATACATCCGTTTCAAACTGAGTAGTTTGATTGTGTTCACGATCCTCTGACATGGCACGTCGTTTCCTATCCTGACCCGCATCCGACTCCTCTAATTGGCGTTTACTCGGCCCAGCACCGTCTTCGCCAAGACCCCGTTTAAGAGCCGGATGGGTTGCACGGGGAAATGGGACCTGTGCTACAACAATACCTGGCGACCTTCCTGAGGGATTCCTGTAATTACCAAATTTCGATATGCTTCCATCTCCATTGTCGTTGAACGTCATATTGCTGTGGGACGAACCAAAATGGCCGGACAGCGCAGCTAGGTTCTTGAACCTGCGCTGGCATCCTCTAACAGGGCAGCTAAACGGAAGCTGAGGGTCACTATGCAATTCATACCCAGCTGGGATCAAGACTCCTTTCGTTGGCACCGATTTCCCATTAGGTTCTAGCCAAGTTAGCGCCGGAATAACATCTTAGAAGTTGCTCAACACGTACGAACATAGACAGTGTATGGCCTGCCATCCGCGGCAATCTCCATTGGCACGGGGTATCTTTTGCGCGGCGTAGCTGTACTATGTGCTCCATGTGGCAAAGTCGGTTCAATCTTTTCGTTTGTGAAAGGAAGATGGAGCGATCCCCCCAGTCCGCTGCTTGGTGTGCTAGAAGTTGCGGCTGGCTTTCTCGAATCCGGCAGGCTGGTAGCGGGAGCAGAGCTGGATGGCGTTTGCCCAGAAACCTGGGGCGCGGAGGCGTTTTGCATCACGGTTGGTGGAAGCGGAACTGGCGTAGGTGTAGAGGCAGGTCCCGATGCACGAGGCGCTGGAGGTGCACGAGGTGTAGTAGATGGGACACCGGCTAGTCGTGGTTGACTGGAAACAGATGCTGGCAACTGACCAGCTGCCGCAACTGTAGGTGGTAGCGGAACAGGCGCTTTGCAGCGTCAGCAGAGCAAATCCCAACAAGTCTCATGTTTCAAGCTCAACTTACTTTCCTTAAGGCGAGCTATGGCAGGAATGGACGCCAACGAGCTGTCATCAGAATCACTACTCTGCGCCCGAGCTGGTTCCAGCGGCTCATGTTTTATATTGCCCCGGGCTTCCATCTTTGGCGCACCAGCAGCTTTATTAAATAATGCGAGGTGTGGCCGATTCGACAACTCAACTCGGACATGAGTCGCCGTCGCTAATGAACCAGTGCCAGACACACGAGGGAGATCGTCAATCGCCGTCACCgactcctcctcgtcgtcggagcTCGTCGACCAGTGACTCCCGTCGGCGTCCCAGGTTGGATCGGCTTTCTCATCGTCCACAGGACCCAGAGGCAGGTCCATAATGATACCCGAGTTCATTGGAGATGGCCGCCCGCGCAGAGGGCTTGGGCGGTGGTGCTTGCTGAAAGGGCTTTCAAGACCCAGGGTCCCTGATGAGATGACCATGTATCATGGTCCACGGTTGAGTTGGTGAATGTGAAGTCGGGGTGAACCCCCCTTCCAGATTCAGTGAAGCCCGTGCTTCTGGTAGCTCAATAGCACAGTAGTAAGAGCTCTCAACAAGTCGTGCAACGATGAATCCTCTGCTTGCGAAGTCCGAGTGCGTAATTGAGGCTTGAGAACGGGCGGTGCTTTGCAGGGTAAGCAAGTAGTTGAGTCTAGGGGTGAAATGCGCTCGAGTTGGCTGAGGTTGAAAGTGCGACGCGCGAACGCGGTTGTGGATCCCGCAGTTGGCAGCCCGCCCCGTTGAGCGGATCTGGGGAAGGTGCGATGCAGAGAGCCTGTTCGCCACCACGGCCAACGACGCAACTTTACGCTCAGCTTGTACAAATGTACACACAGCGGTTCGTTCGACCCAAGCGCATTCCAGGTGTCCAAGAAATTGGCAATTTTTCTCATCATTTGATTGAAAGACACTGCAAGGCAGTGAATACTCAAATTATCCGTACGTAATAATGATCATGCGGACGACGACCCGCTGCAAGACCACCTTGCATGCAAATATCATTCACAGCACTCCAACTGGTCATGGtgcaatactactactatccCTCCGCAGCGTCGAAATACAAGAAAGAGTACAGTGAATTTTTCTAGTGTAGTACACATCGCTATAGTACAATGCCAGCCCCCGCTGCCCTTCAAATCtcagcttcaatgttatttGTTCTTCTTagcagccttcttggcctctttcttggccgccttcttgCTGACAGCCTTGACGCTCTTCGTCTCTCCACTCTCCGCCCGATTTTTCTCCGCCTTCCTCTGGCCCTCGagctccctctccctcctccaCCGCCGGTGCCTAAACCACTGCTTCCGCGTCCTGAACCGCTTCGTCCGCAGCcccgtcgtcttggccagccgtcCGATGCGCCAGTTGTCCTCGCGGTAGCTGTAGTCGGACCGCAGCTTCAGGATCCTGTCCGGCTCCCCGGCCTCGACGCGAGTCACCTCGAAGGGGATCCCAGAGGGCGACAGGGCGGgcttctcggccgccgcgCGGATGGGAAAGGCAGTCATGTTGAGGCGGCGCTTGCGCTCAGCGTGCTGCGGGTGCGGCAGCGTGTCTGCCTTGTCGAAGACAACGCCAATGTATTTGCGGTCCGGGTGCAGCGACGGGTTGCGGTAGTACTTGACGTagcccgtggccatggcgtggATGGTGTGGTCGCGGCCCATGATGCAGTTCTCGCCCGGCCACCAGTGCGTGCCTCGCTGTTTGTAGATGATGTTGCCGGGGATGACATACTGGTCTGTACAAGTTAGCCGCCGTGGTTCCAGGCCCCAGAGTGACCACAACCTCGAGCACCCCATTCGAACCACGGGTTGCCGATGCTCAACCAAGGCGCCCTTTTGTAGGAAATGCAAGAAATCCGCCTACCTCCAGTCCTCTTGGCTCCCAGCTTCTTCGGAATACCcctcttgctcttcttcttataaGCGCCCTGCGCCTTGACCGAAGCGTGTCGTCTCCCCCAAGCCAGCACATTCGCCCATTGAGCGCTCCCCAAAGAAGCAAGTCCCGTAACAGTCGGTCGGGCAACTCCAACGCAGTTAGcagccacggccaacaaggGCCGCTGCATCGTGAGGAACCGCATCGTGTGCGTGCCCGgtcgtcaagatggcatGCA harbors:
- the mrp7 gene encoding mitochondrial 54S ribosomal protein bL27m, producing MQRPLLAVAANCVGVARPTVTGLASLGSAQWANVLAWGRRHASVKAQGAYKKKSKRGIPKKLGAKRTGDQYVIPGNIIYKQRGTHWWPGENCIMGRDHTIHAMATGYVKYYRNPSLHPDRKYIGVVFDKADTLPHPQHAERKRRLNMTAFPIRAAAEKPALSPSGIPFEVTRVEAGEPDRILKLRSDYSYREDNWRIGRLAKTTGLRTKRFRTRKQWFRHRRWRRERELEGQRKAEKNRAESGETKSVKAVSKKAAKKEAKKAAKKNK